The following DNA comes from Nocardia sp. NBC_01327.
CCCTGGCCAGGGCACCCAGGTGGGTGCCGTCGTGGTCGGTGACCGTCCACTCGCCGAGCTCGGGATCGCGGGTGAGACTGACCAGTTCGGACACCGGGCCGGGCGCGGTCCTCCACCGCGTCACCCGCGCCGCCCATGCTCGCGCCGATTCCGGCGCACTCGCGCGCGGACGTTGGACCGGTTCGGCAGGTGTATCGGGTTGCGTGGCAGTGTGTTCGGGCTCAGGTGGTTTCGCGGACGGGGTGCGGGTGAGCAGTTGGTCGTAGCGCCGCAAGTCGGGCGTCGGGTCGCGACGATCGACAGGCAGCGGAGTACGCACACCAGGCACAACCATCGTGTCGGCGGCAGCCGGCGAACCACCACCGGCGTGCTCGGTGGCTTGGTCATGGTCACGCAGTAGTCGCAGAACGGTGGCGGGTGAGGGGTGCCGGCCCTTCTTCTTGCCAGTGGTGATGACCAGGCGCGCAGCGATGTCGCGCAGGCTGTGATTGCGCTGGCGCAGGTGCAGGGCCATGGACAGCATGTCCTCGTCGGTGACGGTGGCGCCGCCGATGGTTTTGCCCCGCGCGCGAGCGGATTCGTGACCCTCGAGAGTGCGGTCGCGGATGTATTCGCGTTCCATCCCCGACAAGGCGGCCAGCACGGTGAACACGACACCGGACGGGTCGTGGGACCCCTGGAGTTCCCCGGACAGGAATACCAGTCCGATGTCGGAGGCTTTGAGCTGCTCGGCCAGGGCGGCGAGCTCGATTCCGCGGCCGAGCCGTTTGTGTTCGTGCACGACGAGGGTGACCGCGACACCGGAGGCGCGGATCTCGCGGGCGAGGGCGAGGGCGTTGTCGAGCTCGGGTCGGGTAGTGGCACGGGTGGAGATCTTCTCGGCGAAGACCCGGGTGACACCCGCGGCGCGCAGGGAGTCGAGCTGAGTGTCCAGGGATTGGCGCACGGTGGATGCCCGGGCGTAGCCGATGCGCACATGCCCACCGGGTTCGGTCGCGGCCGCCGCCGGGCGCGGCAGCTCGGTCCAGGCCTTTCCAGGTTTGCGTAGCGCCGGGGTGTCGATAGTGAGGGACTTGGCCAGCGAGGGCACAAGGCGGAATCGGGCGGTGTGGTAGCCGATGGCGACCTTACTTTTGCCGGTCCGGCATGGTGAGCCCGCCGGCGCGCGGCAGCTCGACATCGGGCAGTCGTTGGCCTCCACGCGCAGAAAGTCGTCGTCGCTCACCCGAACATTGTTTCATAGGTATGTTTCAAATGTTGAGGTATTTGCAACATCCTATGAAACATCAAATGCCCTGGATGCCTGTCGGGTGCGGGGGTGTTTCATCGGGTGATCACCTATGAAACACGCGGGCCGACCCTCTTGCGATGGCAGGGATCTGGCGTACTCCGGCCGACCCCTCATCACCCGGCGTCGAGTGCGCCCTGATCGAACAAGCGGATCTCCGAGCGCCGCCAGGTTCGGTGGCAGGCGCATTCGAGGTCGCTGTCGGGGTCCTCGTTGCACAGCGGGCACACGCAGTCATCGCAGTAGACGCCGCCCGTGGGGTTGGGACGCAGGGGCATTCCCCGCAGTAGTGGGCGTTCGGTTTCACGGCGCTCCTGGTCGGTGACAGCGTGCATGGCAACGGCACCGATCTTGTCAGGTGAACGACTCTGAGCACTGAACACGGGCCGGTGTGGCGGTGGTGCTCTCGTTCACCGTTTCTCGCGAGTACCAGGGCATCGACTGGCGGAAACTTGTTGTTCGCCAACGCCATTACCCCCGCCCGCCACAGCCCTGACCAGGGACTACTCCATATCCGTTGTTTTCTCGGCGACTACTACCGGAACCCCGATCCGGAGGCTCAGCAGTATTCACTAATAAGGCGCGCATTCGATAATTTCGCCCGGCGATCCGAATGGGCGCGAGCGTGTCGCATTGAACGAAGGCCGTGAAATCTCCGAAGATCCGGTGCGCCATCTGAGCCTGGACGAGGCCATCGCCCGGAACGGCGGGGGTCTTCGGCCCCACGATCGGACTGTCCACCATCCTGGGCCAGATCATCGCGGGACTGCTGATCAAGGCAGATCTGTTCGACACCGGCTGGCGGATGATCTTCCAGATCAATGTGCCGCTCGGCGGTTTCGCGCTCATCGCCGGCATGCGGGCGCTGCCTGGTCGATCGGGCGGGCCCGACCTGACGGGTGCGATCCTTGCCAGCGCGGGCATGGGTTTGCTGATCTATCCACTCGTCCAGGGCCGTGAATGCGGTTGGCCCGCATGGATTCTCTCCGTGCGCGGGGCAGCGATTCTGGTGCTGGCGGGTTTCGTGTGGCTGCAGCAGCGTGCCTGATGCGGTGCCAGGCGAACGTCCCCTTGCGAGAAGTGGTGGCGCCGTTCATCGAAACGGGCGGACCTCCGCAGCGCCGCAGACGCTGCTGCGAGCTCCGAACGGCCCGGACGGTTATGACCGGCTCTCCTCGTTCAGCTCGAATCTGGTTGCGCTGCGAACATTCTACCGCTGGGTCTCGCCGAAGTCCGGGACCTAACCCACTGCCCGGCCTGGGATTTCGGTTCCCAGGGCAGGTTCCAGATCGTCGAACCAGCACGCGGCCGGGTCATAGCGTGCGAAGAACTGCTGCCCTACGAGGCTCGGATCTCGCGCTTGCAACAACCGCAGGGAGAAGACCTGTTCGCCGTGAATAGTGGGAGCTCCGTCGAGCACCACCTTTCCGATATGAGCGGACATCACCGGGCCGCGTGCTGTCCGGGCCAATCCGGATACCCGGGAGATAGCCGCGACGTAGATCTGCAGCGCGCGGGCCAGCGGTACCTCGAAGTATGTCCTCGCGCCGGTATCGCGCTCGACGAACATGTAGTAGGGGATCACTCCCGACGAGACCTGTAGCTGCCACATCCGCGACCACACTTGGGCGTCGTCGTTGACGTGTGCAACCAGCGGCGCCTGCGCTCTGATCACCGCGCCGGTGTCACGCACCCGCGCGATCGCCCGCTGCGCGGTGGTGGTCTGCAGCTCGCGCGGATGAGAGAAGTGAGCCATCACCGCCACATGTCTGCCGCCGGCCACGCACAGCTCGAGCAGCCGCAACAAGTCGTCGGCATCTTGGCCGTCGGTGAAACGGGCAGGCCAATACGACAATGCTTTGGTCCCGAAACGCAACGTGGCGATGTGGCCGAGATCGGCCGACAGCAATGGATCGACCCAGCGGCGCAGGACATCTGTCCGCATGATCATCGGATCGCCGCCGGTGAACAGGACATCGGTGACCTCCCGATGATGATGCAAGTATTCGACCATCCGGCTGGGGTCCGAGAGCGCCTGACGAGCTTCACTGCCGACGAATTGCGCCCAGCGAAAGCAGTATCCGCAGTACGCGTGACAGGTCTGCCCCTGTGAGGGGAATACCAGAACGGTTTCCTGGTACTTGTGCTGCAGGCCGAGCACCGGGAGTCCGTTCACCGTCGGCACATTGGCCTCGAGTTGCCCGCTCGGATGTGGGTTCAGCATGTGGCGTGCGTCCGCCGCCGCCTTGGCCAGCACGGCACGCGGAACTCCGGCACGTATCAATTCGTCGATGCTTCCGAATATGTTGAGCGGCAACATGTCCCGATGCGGGAAGGTGAGGCGGAAGATCGGATCATCTGGTGCGTTATCCCAGTCGATCAATTCGTCGACCACGTAATTGTTCACCCGGAACGGCAGTACGCTCGATACCACGCGCAGCTCCCGCACGTAATCGTCGGGGAGCCCGCGACTCTTCGCCAGTTCTGCGAGTCGTTCGCCGGTGTAGAGCTTCATATCTACCTATTTCTCGTCGGGCAGGAGCTGGCATCGCGCTCTGAGGCCGTGAGTTCATAAGGGACACACTCCATGTGGAAGCCGGCCAAGGTATGCAGCAATGCTGCCGCGACCTGCGCCGAGGAGGAGGCGCGGAAGCGGAAGCTTGCTCCTACGCCGACATAGCCGGACGCTTCCCTGATGACTTCCCCGGCCTGGGGAACCAGGCTGTAGTAGGGGCTGTAAGCAGGTGCCACCGCGAAGAACACCGCGGTGACGACGCATGGGGGTGCGACCGGCGGCCGCACCAGCAGCTGCCCGGCCCGTTGCCCGCTCGGCAGCGGGCCGGGCAGCGGTTTGCGTCCCATCTGAATGTCCACAGCGGCGGCGACGAGGTCGTAGTGGTACACCTCCCGCCACAGATGGGTGAATTCCGCACCGGGGATGCGACCGGCCACCTCCAGGAACTGCAGCTGCGGCACGCCCGAAGGGCCGTGGAAGAGCTCGAGATGGAAGACGGTCGGCACGCCCTCGCTCAAGGCGGACAGCACGGAGCGCGCGAAGTCCGCGAGCGACTCATTGAGCACAACGTCATCGATATCGACTGTGCCCCAGCTATTCTCGCCATTTTCGAAGTCGAGGCAGTTGTGGAAGTACCGTGTGCCACGCCAGGGGCCGAGGTCGGTGCCGGTCCACACCCCGTCGATCGAACCGGTCTCCCCTGGGCAGAAGCGCTGCACGAGAAAAGGTTCCGCGTCGAGGTCGGGGAGGAGTGAGAGTTCCTCGACAGAGGTCAGTACGACGACATCACGACTTGTTGCACCGTATCGTGGCTTAACTACCAACGGAACACCATGCTGCGCAGCGAATTCCAGCACGGCATTCCGGTCAGGGGCATCGGCGAACGCCGGTAGCGAAACACCTGCTGCGGCCACCTTCGCGCACATCAATAGTTTGTCGCGGAACGCCCGCACGTGGTCGAGGCGGTCACCGGCGATATCGAATTCCTCGCGCAGCTGCGCCGCTACCAGTAGATCGAACTCGCTGATCGCCACGATGCGGTGTGGAACGCCGTGGCGGCTCGCAAGATCACGCACCGAGCTTGCGACATCGTCCGCGGAGCTCGAGGTGAGCACCTCTGCGGCGGCGTATGCGGGAATTCGGTCCAGCACCTGCTCGGCGCATACGTAGGTCACGACGTTCGCGCTGTGGTCGATGCAGTCGAAGTACGGAACGAGCGGTCCCCGCGAGCGGTGGATCACGACGATGTGTTGACGCACGAGCTCCTCGTGTTCGATGCCGGAGGGAGATGTCGGTGCCTGGCCAGACCGTTCAGCCAGACGATAGGTGTCGACAGCGCGATGATCAGCGCTGCGCACACGAAGATGGGGCGCGGATTGTTGCCGTCGAATCGGGTCAGTAGGCCTGCGAGCAGGGCGCCTGACGTGGCGGCCGCGAGTATCGCCGAGCGGGCCGCGCTTGTCACCCGCCCGAGCATCGCCCGAGGGACCAGCTGTTGCCGCAGCGTCCGCACCACGACGACCACCAGCACGGATGCTCCGGCGAGTAATGCATGGGCTGCGGCCAGGCAGAGCACATCGGGTGCCACGCCGATCAGCCCCAGCGCGCCCGAGATCGACAGTGCGCCCAGTGCGCACAGTGATATCGGCGGCAATCGGGCGGCGATTGTCGAGGCGCACAGCGCTCCGAGGACTCCGCCGACTCCGCCACCGGCGACCACGAGACCGACCAGAGCTGTTGAGGCGCCCAGTCTTTCGCGGGCGAAATAGGGAATCAAGGTCTCGGAGCCCTGAGCGAAATTGGTGATCACCTGCAGCAACACCAGGCCGCCCAGGATCGTCGATGCCGTCAAATAGCGCAGCCCGGCACGTAATTCGAGGTAGGACCGGTGCAGCGTCCCCGTAATCGGGACTTGGTCGGTCGTGGGTTCGGACAGCTGCCGGCTGGCGAGTACTCGCACGGAGGTCGCACTCCTGGCGGTGCGCCACAAAGTCGCCAACGAGACCGCGAAGGTCATCGCATTGACCAGCAGCGCCGCGCCTACTCCGCAGCCGGCCGCTAACAGTCCGACCGCCGCGGGACCGAGCACAATCGACAGCTGGCCAGACGTCTCCAGGAAGGCATTGGTGCGCAACAGTTTCTGGCCGTCGTACAGATCGCGCACGGCCACTGTGAGGGCGGTCTCGAAGAAGACCCCTGCGATGCCGGCCGCGATCGCCAGACCCAATACCACCGCAACCGGGCACACCCGCAGCGTGATAGCTCCGGACAAGGTCAGGAAAATCATCAGACGGGCAACGTCTGCGGTGATGAGGACTCGCCACGGATCGGTCCGATCCACCAGGGGGCCGGCGGGCAGTCCGGCGATGAGATAGCCGACCAGGCGAGGGGCAGACGCCAGCGCGGCCAGTAACGGATTGTCGGTCAGCTGGAGCACCGCTAGGGGAACAGCCAATATGGCCAGCCCGTCGCCGAACAGCGAAACTGCCTGGCCCGGAAGGAATATGCGGCTGCTATGCATGCCTGGGCACCGTCCACATGTGCCCGGTCAGCGGTTCGAGGCGGCAACCGTGCGCGGTCTTCTCCGCCCATTTGAGCGTGCCGTAGTCGATACGAGCGACTCCGCGCCGCAAGGCCGCCGAGATCAGCTCGTGGAAGTGCATGACGAAGTAGGCGCCGTATGCCTGCGGCAACTGCCCGCACCACAGTTGCCGCAGGGTGTCGCCGTGGCGCAGCGCCAAGGTGAAGGCGACGACGCGGTCCTCGTGGCGCACCGTGGTTACGACAATGTCTTCGGGCGCATAGTGTTCGAACATCCGGTCCAGCGTGTCGGACTGCTGAGTCCGATCGGCGGCGGACTTGTATTTGCGCAGCAGCCCGAGGCGGAGCTCGAGCACCTCGTCGCGGACCTCGTGTAGATCCGCTTCTTGGACTGTCATCCTGTTCTCGTCCAGGCGTCGCAGCAGCCGCCGAATCCCGGAGCGCCGCCGTTGAGAGAGCTGTTGCAGGTACTCCTCGACACTGCTGAAAGTCATCGGCAGCACACAGGTCGAATACAACGGGACAGGATGCGCGCCGAAGTCCGCCAGGGCTCGGCGGAGCAGTGCCTGTCGTTCGGGAACGTAGAGAAAGGACACCGATCGAGCTCCGTGAGCTGCCGCCCACGCGTCGAGGTCGTCCAGGGTTCGCCCCAGCAGGACAGGGTCGGTCGCGCCCGATCCAGCCGGGGCACAAGAGTATCCAGGCAGCATCACCAGGATCGACGGATACAGTTGCCCGGTTGCGAGCACCGTCGCCGGAGCTTCCCGTGGTTCCGGCCACGGGATATCGCCGCGCAGCACCGCTGCGATGTCGTATCGGGACTCCGAAGGTGGAGACTCGAGCCAACGGGCGTGCAGCCCGATTCGGGCCTGCCCATCGACCTCACCGACCAGCCACAGCGGGTCCCCGGGCAGCAGTGGCCCCATGGTCTCGAGCCATGGCACCGACACGGTGTATTCCGGGACGGCCGTCGCCAGTTCCGCCCATTCGTAGGGCCGGACAGCGGTAGATCTCGTATCCAGACGCATCGTCGACCTCCCGATGATCGGAACGAATTGCGCCGCTCCGAGATATAAGCCGCTATTTGACGGGACGTTAATCATCGACCCGTTAAAACGGTATCACCGAGTTCGGAGATGAGGAAGCGCTGCGGAACGCCGGCAGGTCGGGCAGCTCGTGTCCGAGCTCGAGGTTGATTCTTCTCAGCAACTCGGAGATTTCATCGGTCATTGCTGGTCAGACTCCAATGCGGGAGCTCTGCTCATGGC
Coding sequences within:
- a CDS encoding KamA family radical SAM protein; translated protein: MKLYTGERLAELAKSRGLPDDYVRELRVVSSVLPFRVNNYVVDELIDWDNAPDDPIFRLTFPHRDMLPLNIFGSIDELIRAGVPRAVLAKAAADARHMLNPHPSGQLEANVPTVNGLPVLGLQHKYQETVLVFPSQGQTCHAYCGYCFRWAQFVGSEARQALSDPSRMVEYLHHHREVTDVLFTGGDPMIMRTDVLRRWVDPLLSADLGHIATLRFGTKALSYWPARFTDGQDADDLLRLLELCVAGGRHVAVMAHFSHPRELQTTTAQRAIARVRDTGAVIRAQAPLVAHVNDDAQVWSRMWQLQVSSGVIPYYMFVERDTGARTYFEVPLARALQIYVAAISRVSGLARTARGPVMSAHIGKVVLDGAPTIHGEQVFSLRLLQARDPSLVGQQFFARYDPAACWFDDLEPALGTEIPGRAVG
- a CDS encoding MFS transporter, with translation MHSSRIFLPGQAVSLFGDGLAILAVPLAVLQLTDNPLLAALASAPRLVGYLIAGLPAGPLVDRTDPWRVLITADVARLMIFLTLSGAITLRVCPVAVVLGLAIAAGIAGVFFETALTVAVRDLYDGQKLLRTNAFLETSGQLSIVLGPAAVGLLAAGCGVGAALLVNAMTFAVSLATLWRTARSATSVRVLASRQLSEPTTDQVPITGTLHRSYLELRAGLRYLTASTILGGLVLLQVITNFAQGSETLIPYFARERLGASTALVGLVVAGGGVGGVLGALCASTIAARLPPISLCALGALSISGALGLIGVAPDVLCLAAAHALLAGASVLVVVVVRTLRQQLVPRAMLGRVTSAARSAILAAATSGALLAGLLTRFDGNNPRPIFVCAALIIALSTPIVWLNGLARHRHLPPASNTRSSCVNTSS
- a CDS encoding recombinase family protein, which gives rise to MSDDDFLRVEANDCPMSSCRAPAGSPCRTGKSKVAIGYHTARFRLVPSLAKSLTIDTPALRKPGKAWTELPRPAAAATEPGGHVRIGYARASTVRQSLDTQLDSLRAAGVTRVFAEKISTRATTRPELDNALALAREIRASGVAVTLVVHEHKRLGRGIELAALAEQLKASDIGLVFLSGELQGSHDPSGVVFTVLAALSGMEREYIRDRTLEGHESARARGKTIGGATVTDEDMLSMALHLRQRNHSLRDIAARLVITTGKKKGRHPSPATVLRLLRDHDQATEHAGGGSPAAADTMVVPGVRTPLPVDRRDPTPDLRRYDQLLTRTPSAKPPEPEHTATQPDTPAEPVQRPRASAPESARAWAARVTRWRTAPGPVSELVSLTRDPELGEWTVTDHDGTHLGALAREVRVGGGRGRWKARDRHGARLTGRGPWATRDDALVGLLGYYIDRQTVRT
- a CDS encoding GNAT family N-acetyltransferase; amino-acid sequence: MRLDTRSTAVRPYEWAELATAVPEYTVSVPWLETMGPLLPGDPLWLVGEVDGQARIGLHARWLESPPSESRYDIAAVLRGDIPWPEPREAPATVLATGQLYPSILVMLPGYSCAPAGSGATDPVLLGRTLDDLDAWAAAHGARSVSFLYVPERQALLRRALADFGAHPVPLYSTCVLPMTFSSVEEYLQQLSQRRRSGIRRLLRRLDENRMTVQEADLHEVRDEVLELRLGLLRKYKSAADRTQQSDTLDRMFEHYAPEDIVVTTVRHEDRVVAFTLALRHGDTLRQLWCGQLPQAYGAYFVMHFHELISAALRRGVARIDYGTLKWAEKTAHGCRLEPLTGHMWTVPRHA